From Vibrio artabrorum, a single genomic window includes:
- a CDS encoding 3'-5' exonuclease — MNKLFRTPAVDWPYKFQQKLERSKDERLKNFYSEPLPEPETPLSEVRFLAVDFETTGLNPAKDGIITIGLVPFTLNRIYLRQARHWTLRPKQKLKEESVVIHGITHNDIIDAPDLSEVLEEILDAMAGHIPVVHYRRIERDFLNNALKVRLGEGIEFPVLDTLEIESQIQHKLAGGFWNKLKGKKPASVRLGQSRRRYHLPDYTPHHALTDAIATAELLQAQIAHHYNGDMPLKDFWL, encoded by the coding sequence ATGAATAAACTATTTCGCACTCCTGCGGTTGACTGGCCTTATAAATTTCAGCAAAAATTGGAGCGTTCGAAGGACGAACGATTAAAAAATTTCTATAGTGAACCACTTCCCGAACCAGAGACGCCTCTATCGGAAGTGCGCTTTTTAGCGGTCGATTTTGAAACCACCGGCTTAAATCCAGCCAAAGATGGCATCATTACTATCGGCTTGGTGCCTTTCACACTCAATCGTATTTATCTACGACAAGCTAGGCATTGGACACTGAGACCTAAGCAAAAGTTGAAGGAAGAATCGGTAGTCATCCACGGAATCACCCATAATGACATCATTGATGCGCCCGATCTCAGCGAAGTACTCGAAGAAATTTTAGATGCAATGGCCGGGCATATTCCCGTGGTTCACTACCGACGCATTGAGCGGGATTTTTTAAACAATGCATTAAAAGTAAGACTCGGTGAAGGTATTGAATTTCCGGTGTTAGATACGCTAGAAATTGAATCCCAAATTCAACATAAATTGGCTGGCGGCTTTTGGAATAAGCTCAAAGGTAAGAAACCAGCTTCAGTAAGGCTGGGCCAGAGTCGCCGTCGGTATCACTTACCCGACTACACGCCACACCATGCGCTGACAGATGCAATTGCAACCGCTGAACTGCTCCAAGCGCAGATTGCTCATCATTATAATGGTGACATGCCTTTAAAAGATTTCTGGCTTTAA
- a CDS encoding ATP-binding protein — protein MNQYAVICLDNNPVSIERIRSELAPLSSVFDIYTAENIEDAHHALKDIHDDQQTVALVISHHHSEFNGVQFLIELEQLPHSNIARTILVSASSDIDSILTAVNEGRLNHCLTKPVQDQVLFKSAQKELTSFVIQYDSDNLLAYSDTLDQQRLLRAHIEQKIHSFQSGFIHDYHQLSDHALAERVVRALQDVFSKDDKTKAIRDYSPEHLLTVEGEDNRFLWLLIEGEVALYKKDELGQQREVVRHSKGNIVGGMSFVTGEPSFSTAITLTQAQVIKLDKDSFAQVMHSNNTLLPLFTNLLLRHFNRRLQRSITNKIKLQQTLESLEFAHQQLIEQEKMAMLGQLVAGVAHELNNPIAAILRSIETLSTHLDQILNSSSLKESNKGIDVLTHSKLAKPLSTSQERELVRQLTSTIDDRVLAKKTVRLNLNQDAEVLTTLKDAPIAGKELLNDLEHYHYVGNSIRSIQVCSKRIADMVKSLKSYAREDEEVRHYADIHEGLEDTLVIFENRLKHHQLEKHYDTNLPPLLCQSLALQQVWTNLISNALDALSERGKVTITTSQQINDDGHFLVVQISDTGHGIAPKDIKTIFNPNFTTKKEGNFGLGIGLSISQQIVSAHQGFILVESEVGSHTHMQVWLPFKQEGVPHE, from the coding sequence GTGAATCAATACGCTGTTATTTGTTTGGATAATAATCCGGTTAGCATTGAAAGAATACGATCGGAGTTGGCTCCCTTGTCTTCTGTGTTCGACATTTATACTGCCGAAAACATCGAAGATGCACATCACGCATTAAAAGATATCCACGATGATCAACAAACGGTTGCTCTTGTGATCTCTCATCACCATTCTGAATTTAATGGTGTACAATTTCTGATTGAACTTGAACAGCTCCCCCATAGCAATATCGCAAGAACGATATTAGTCAGTGCTTCATCAGACATTGACTCCATTTTAACTGCGGTCAACGAAGGACGGCTTAATCATTGCCTTACCAAGCCAGTACAAGATCAAGTACTGTTCAAATCTGCGCAGAAAGAACTGACCTCTTTTGTGATCCAATACGACTCGGATAATTTGTTGGCTTATAGCGACACATTGGATCAACAGCGACTGCTCAGAGCGCACATCGAACAAAAAATTCACTCGTTCCAATCGGGCTTTATTCACGACTACCATCAACTTTCAGATCATGCTCTGGCAGAGCGTGTAGTCAGAGCATTACAAGACGTTTTCTCGAAAGATGATAAAACCAAAGCGATTCGAGATTACTCACCAGAACATTTGCTGACTGTTGAAGGTGAAGACAATCGCTTTTTATGGTTGCTCATTGAAGGTGAAGTCGCACTCTATAAAAAGGACGAATTAGGGCAACAGCGAGAGGTCGTTCGGCACTCCAAAGGCAACATTGTCGGGGGGATGTCATTCGTAACGGGTGAACCTTCTTTTTCAACAGCAATAACTCTAACTCAAGCGCAAGTCATTAAGCTCGATAAAGATAGCTTCGCTCAGGTCATGCATTCAAACAACACCCTGTTGCCGCTCTTTACCAATCTATTGCTTCGTCATTTCAATCGACGCTTACAAAGAAGCATCACGAATAAGATCAAGCTTCAGCAAACGCTTGAATCATTGGAATTCGCTCACCAACAATTAATCGAACAAGAGAAGATGGCGATGCTGGGTCAGCTCGTGGCAGGAGTTGCGCATGAGCTAAACAATCCCATTGCCGCGATATTAAGAAGTATTGAAACCTTGTCTACCCATCTTGATCAGATACTCAATAGCTCCTCTCTCAAAGAATCAAATAAAGGGATAGACGTGTTAACGCATTCTAAATTAGCGAAACCGTTATCCACATCTCAAGAGAGAGAACTCGTTAGACAGCTTACATCTACCATTGATGATCGTGTGCTAGCAAAAAAAACCGTGCGACTCAATCTGAACCAAGACGCTGAAGTATTAACGACCTTAAAAGATGCACCGATTGCGGGCAAGGAGCTGCTCAACGATTTAGAGCATTACCACTACGTAGGGAACTCGATACGCTCGATTCAAGTTTGCAGCAAACGTATTGCTGACATGGTGAAAAGCTTAAAAAGCTACGCCCGAGAGGATGAAGAAGTGCGCCACTATGCTGACATCCACGAAGGCCTTGAAGATACATTAGTCATTTTTGAAAATCGACTTAAGCACCACCAACTTGAAAAACACTACGATACCAATTTGCCACCATTATTGTGCCAGTCGCTCGCGCTTCAGCAGGTATGGACGAACCTTATCTCTAACGCACTTGATGCTCTATCGGAACGAGGTAAAGTGACAATCACCACCTCTCAACAAATCAATGATGACGGCCATTTTCTCGTCGTTCAAATATCGGACACTGGCCATGGTATCGCCCCAAAAGACATCAAAACGATTTTCAATCCAAACTTCACAACAAAGAAAGAAGGCAACTTTGGCTTAGGTATTGGGTTATCTATTTCTCAACAAATCGTGTCGGCCCATCAAGGATTTATTTTGGTGGAGTCTGAGGTAGGCAGCCATACTCACATGCAAGTGTGGCTTCCATTCAAACAAGAAGGAGTACCTCATGAATAA
- the serC gene encoding 3-phosphoserine/phosphohydroxythreonine transaminase, which produces MELTLDNVFNFSAGPAALPKPVMKQAQLDFINWNGLGTSVMEISHRSKEFIQVADESEQDLRDLLNIPDNYKVLFCQGGARAQFAAVPLNLLGDAKKATYIDAGYWAESAVTEAKKYCEIDVFNAKTLVDGKAAVVPVKDWKIDPEAAYVHFCPNETIDGIEISELPQTDKPIVADMSSNILSRKIDVSQYGVIYAGAQKNIGPAGLCIAIVRDDLLDLANEVLPSVLNYKVLAEKDSMFNTPPTYAWYLSGLVFKWLKSEGGVEAIELVNKEKAALLYNAIDGSTFYKNDVHAANRSRMNVPFQLAKPELDGKFLELADAAGLKSLKGHRAVGGMRASLYNAMSLEGVQALVRFMKDFEAKYA; this is translated from the coding sequence ATGGAACTTACATTAGATAACGTATTCAATTTTAGTGCTGGCCCAGCGGCACTACCTAAACCGGTGATGAAACAAGCACAACTTGACTTCATTAATTGGAATGGTTTAGGGACTTCCGTTATGGAAATCAGTCATCGCAGCAAAGAGTTTATTCAAGTTGCTGATGAGTCTGAACAAGACCTACGTGATCTTCTGAACATCCCAGACAACTATAAAGTTCTTTTCTGTCAGGGGGGCGCTCGTGCTCAATTCGCAGCTGTACCTCTAAACCTTCTTGGTGATGCAAAGAAGGCGACTTATATCGATGCGGGTTACTGGGCTGAAAGCGCAGTAACAGAGGCAAAAAAATACTGCGAAATCGATGTGTTCAACGCGAAAACGTTGGTTGATGGTAAGGCGGCGGTTGTCCCAGTTAAAGATTGGAAAATCGATCCAGAAGCGGCGTACGTTCACTTTTGTCCGAATGAAACCATTGATGGTATTGAGATCAGTGAGCTACCGCAGACCGATAAGCCCATCGTCGCTGACATGTCGTCTAACATCTTATCTCGTAAGATTGATGTGTCTCAATATGGAGTTATCTACGCGGGAGCTCAAAAAAATATTGGCCCAGCGGGGCTCTGTATAGCCATCGTACGTGACGATCTACTCGATCTTGCAAATGAAGTATTGCCTAGCGTTTTGAATTACAAAGTGCTTGCTGAAAAAGACTCTATGTTCAATACGCCGCCGACTTATGCTTGGTATTTATCAGGCCTTGTGTTCAAGTGGTTAAAATCTGAAGGCGGTGTTGAAGCCATTGAATTGGTGAATAAAGAGAAAGCGGCCTTACTTTACAATGCGATTGATGGCTCTACTTTCTATAAGAACGACGTTCACGCCGCGAACCGTTCAAGAATGAATGTCCCGTTCCAACTCGCGAAGCCTGAACTAGATGGTAAGTTCTTAGAATTGGCTGACGCTGCGGGTTTGAAATCGTTAAAAGGTCATAGAGCTGTCGGTGGAATGAGAGCGTCACTTTACAACGCTATGTCTCTGGAAGGGGTGCAAGCACTAGTCCGCTTTATGAAAGATTTTGAAGCGAAATACGCTTAA
- a CDS encoding putative nucleotidyltransferase substrate binding domain-containing protein, translated as MDAELLEIQNFLAQYPPFTELPEEMLAKVTSSVEISYYRQDTPIIHFGDQIHDLYIVRSGEVEVYRRKGELYNRLDEGHLFGQMGLLTNNKVRFPVKATEDTLLYCIPEPIFQELYDNYDSFADFVEVEDNARLRQANSDSNDANDLTTSKVKTLLTSEAPMIEKTCTIQQAATMMAQDNVSSLLIIDSDIVEDDEDDSTPVIGIITDRDLCTRVLAEGLDPSDEVSSVMTPEVISLDHNAYVYEAMMTMLRYNAHHLPVLKDKKPIGIIEATDIVRYESQNSLLLVSSIFQQHSIDDLKVLSEQVKDSFVRLVNEDANAHMVGTAMSVIGRSFKQRIIELGEEKLGKAPIPYCFLALGSMGRDEQLLVTDQDNAIILDDTYDENKHGKYFEELSTFICDGLDQCGYVYCTGDIMATNPTWRMTRRQWEECFADWIDDPNPKALLNASIFFDLDGVYGRLKWAEQLNSFIVRRARKNNRFLACLARNALNRTPPLGFFKDFVMEKDGRHNNSINLKRRGTAPLADLIRVHALAVGSRSKNSFERLDDIIDAGILPKGRAQDLKDAMEFISLVRIRHQANDVDDNAEPDNNIEPENLSDFERRNLKDAFQILSNAQNFLKFRYQASNKFK; from the coding sequence ATGGATGCTGAGTTATTAGAGATTCAAAACTTTCTGGCACAATACCCCCCTTTCACTGAACTCCCAGAGGAGATGTTGGCAAAAGTGACCAGTAGCGTGGAAATTTCTTATTACCGCCAAGATACCCCTATCATTCACTTTGGTGATCAAATTCATGATTTATACATCGTTAGAAGTGGCGAAGTAGAAGTCTACCGTCGTAAAGGCGAACTCTATAACCGCCTTGATGAAGGCCACTTGTTCGGTCAAATGGGTCTACTGACCAACAACAAGGTTCGCTTCCCAGTGAAAGCGACGGAAGACACCCTGCTCTATTGCATTCCTGAGCCTATTTTCCAAGAGCTCTACGACAACTACGACTCCTTTGCCGATTTCGTAGAAGTAGAAGATAACGCGCGACTACGCCAAGCCAATTCAGACAGCAACGACGCTAACGACCTAACAACATCCAAAGTCAAAACGCTGTTAACCAGCGAAGCGCCAATGATCGAAAAAACGTGCACCATTCAGCAAGCTGCCACCATGATGGCACAAGATAATGTTTCCTCTTTACTGATCATCGACTCAGATATCGTTGAAGATGATGAAGATGACTCAACGCCAGTGATTGGCATCATTACCGACCGAGATTTATGTACGCGCGTACTCGCCGAAGGTCTCGACCCATCGGATGAAGTATCCAGCGTGATGACACCAGAGGTTATCTCACTCGACCACAACGCCTACGTTTACGAAGCCATGATGACCATGCTCCGTTATAACGCCCACCACTTACCGGTACTTAAAGATAAGAAGCCCATCGGCATTATCGAAGCGACCGATATTGTTCGCTACGAGTCTCAAAACTCACTGTTATTGGTAAGCAGTATTTTCCAGCAACATAGTATCGACGATCTGAAGGTACTTTCCGAGCAAGTGAAAGACAGCTTTGTGCGCTTGGTTAACGAAGATGCTAATGCCCACATGGTAGGTACCGCGATGTCGGTAATTGGCCGCAGCTTTAAACAACGTATTATCGAGTTGGGCGAAGAGAAATTGGGCAAGGCTCCTATTCCTTATTGTTTCCTCGCTCTTGGCTCTATGGGGCGTGATGAGCAGTTGCTGGTTACTGACCAAGATAACGCGATTATTCTTGATGATACCTATGACGAAAATAAGCACGGTAAGTACTTTGAAGAGCTGTCGACCTTCATTTGTGACGGCTTAGATCAGTGTGGCTATGTGTACTGTACTGGTGACATCATGGCAACCAACCCAACGTGGCGTATGACTCGTCGCCAATGGGAAGAGTGCTTTGCCGATTGGATTGATGATCCAAACCCGAAAGCGCTGTTGAATGCTTCAATCTTCTTCGACTTAGATGGTGTTTATGGCCGTTTGAAATGGGCGGAACAATTAAACAGCTTTATTGTTCGACGCGCCCGTAAGAACAACCGCTTCTTAGCGTGTCTGGCGCGTAACGCGCTCAACCGCACACCGCCGCTCGGTTTCTTCAAAGATTTCGTAATGGAGAAAGATGGTCGCCATAATAACTCAATCAACCTTAAGCGTCGTGGTACTGCGCCACTGGCCGATTTGATTCGTGTTCACGCTCTCGCGGTAGGCTCTCGCTCTAAGAACTCATTTGAACGCTTAGATGACATTATCGATGCAGGTATTCTACCAAAAGGCCGAGCGCAAGATCTCAAAGATGCGATGGAGTTTATCTCTCTGGTTCGTATCCGTCACCAAGCAAACGACGTTGATGATAATGCCGAGCCTGATAACAACATTGAACCGGAAAACCTGTCAGATTTTGAACGTCGTAACCTAAAGGATGCATTCCAAATCTTAAGTAATGCGCAAAACTTCCTTAAGTTCCGTTATCAAGCTAGCAATAAGTTTAAGTAG
- a CDS encoding TfoX/Sxy family DNA transformation protein, with product MTETAFINYINQFGEHQKRSMFGGIGLFQNDAMFALLSEGCLFIRGGKSLDKKLTDFDCEKYRHVKKQTTATVNYYDITNLFTCQHPELDSIIRTSIDNSIQQRCFKKSSASRRLRDLPNMQLTLERMVKKAGVDDVSMFMQLGAPEVFNKVREAYGNDVDLKLLWKFAGAIDGIHWKLLQEPRKQQLLNSCH from the coding sequence ATGACCGAGACAGCATTTATTAATTACATAAATCAATTTGGTGAGCATCAAAAACGTTCTATGTTTGGAGGTATTGGCCTCTTTCAAAATGACGCGATGTTCGCTCTGTTGAGTGAAGGTTGTTTATTCATTAGAGGTGGCAAGTCATTAGATAAAAAGCTGACAGATTTTGATTGTGAAAAGTATCGCCATGTAAAAAAACAAACAACAGCGACCGTAAACTACTACGATATTACAAACCTTTTTACATGCCAACACCCTGAATTGGATAGCATCATTAGAACTTCAATTGATAATTCAATTCAACAGCGTTGCTTCAAAAAGTCATCCGCAAGCCGCAGATTAAGAGACCTTCCGAACATGCAACTTACTTTGGAGCGTATGGTTAAAAAGGCGGGTGTAGATGATGTTTCAATGTTCATGCAATTAGGTGCTCCAGAGGTGTTTAATAAGGTTCGTGAGGCGTACGGAAACGATGTTGACCTAAAACTGCTTTGGAAATTTGCTGGTGCTATTGATGGTATTCACTGGAAATTGTTACAAGAGCCACGTAAGCAACAATTATTAAACAGCTGTCATTAA
- a CDS encoding response regulator, with amino-acid sequence MNKYLILCVDDEPEVLNSVLQDLAVFEDDFIVEGAESVDEAEQVIKEMGQNGIKLALILCDHIMPEKTGIDFLIELNQRDSTKPTRKLLLTGQAGLEDTVTAINNAALDFYISKPWQGDQLRETLIQQLTDYVIANDKKLLNWTSILDTERILTSMAEKRTSFGE; translated from the coding sequence ATGAATAAGTATCTAATTTTATGTGTCGATGATGAACCCGAAGTTCTCAATAGCGTCCTTCAAGACTTAGCGGTATTTGAAGATGACTTTATTGTTGAAGGTGCGGAATCGGTCGATGAAGCAGAGCAAGTAATCAAAGAGATGGGTCAAAATGGCATTAAGCTCGCTTTAATTTTATGTGATCACATCATGCCAGAAAAAACGGGCATTGATTTTTTAATCGAACTCAACCAGCGCGATTCTACCAAGCCAACACGCAAGCTGCTGCTTACAGGACAGGCAGGGCTAGAAGATACAGTAACCGCTATTAATAATGCTGCGTTGGATTTCTACATCTCTAAACCTTGGCAAGGCGATCAACTTAGAGAAACCCTTATTCAACAACTGACTGACTATGTCATCGCCAATGACAAGAAATTACTCAATTGGACTTCAATACTCGATACCGAGCGTATACTGACTTCAATGGCAGAAAAGCGAACAAGTTTTGGTGAGTAA
- a CDS encoding YdgA family protein has protein sequence MEQLRKIGAIGGAISLVLCWPLAVGQIGENAITDGIAKLNNSSIQAEIVEYDRGYLSSNVKTRLTVTDENLKEQLAQDGMPTEFVINSVVSHGLVSLNAVSTLENKDSVPVTLTTSTELNGNTDFNFELSQFNYQGSDHNNTSVSITKSLLSGHATVLGQVDYTLSVPSVQIDFENGEEVTLSNLKGVGSGQQAKGYWLGTQNFTIDRFLISDSAMQPFVTIENSKYDFESHLDETTKRLRSNLKLDIANIETNEGQVNNLNVDFEISKLDSQSFEKIVEIYQSNPVLNQEDVAEMIPFIDTLFAKGFELSMNNISLELGKGQFESKWIVSVPEGTEKISSNPSLILPALTGHVHSSFSNELVEEYPFIHEGIDELIVMEMIKETESGYEINADLKDGNLVFESGQKMPLMALLMSSLVQ, from the coding sequence ATGGAACAGTTAAGAAAAATTGGTGCAATCGGCGGAGCAATTTCATTGGTACTTTGTTGGCCGTTAGCGGTAGGGCAAATTGGGGAAAATGCCATTACTGATGGTATTGCCAAGCTCAATAATTCAAGTATCCAAGCTGAGATCGTGGAATACGATCGCGGTTACTTATCTTCAAATGTCAAAACCCGTCTAACGGTGACAGATGAAAACCTCAAAGAGCAACTTGCGCAGGACGGGATGCCGACGGAGTTTGTTATCAACAGCGTGGTGAGTCATGGTTTGGTGAGCCTGAATGCGGTTTCGACACTTGAAAATAAAGACAGTGTTCCTGTGACGCTGACGACCAGTACTGAGTTAAATGGCAACACCGATTTCAACTTTGAGCTAAGCCAGTTTAATTACCAAGGCTCAGATCATAACAACACTTCGGTCTCTATCACTAAGTCTCTGTTATCCGGACATGCCACAGTATTAGGACAGGTTGATTACACACTGTCAGTACCTTCTGTTCAAATTGACTTTGAAAACGGTGAAGAGGTGACACTGTCTAACCTAAAAGGTGTAGGTTCAGGGCAGCAAGCGAAAGGGTATTGGTTAGGCACACAAAACTTTACCATTGACCGTTTCTTGATATCTGATTCAGCAATGCAACCGTTCGTGACCATTGAAAATTCTAAGTACGATTTTGAGTCACACCTTGATGAAACGACCAAGCGTTTGCGCAGTAATCTGAAATTAGATATCGCCAATATTGAGACCAACGAAGGTCAAGTGAACAACTTAAACGTCGATTTTGAAATATCAAAATTGGATAGCCAATCATTTGAGAAAATCGTTGAAATTTACCAATCAAATCCGGTTCTGAATCAAGAAGACGTTGCCGAGATGATTCCTTTTATCGATACCTTGTTTGCTAAAGGCTTTGAGCTTTCTATGAATAATATTTCATTAGAGCTAGGTAAAGGACAGTTTGAATCTAAATGGATCGTGAGTGTCCCCGAAGGAACTGAAAAAATCAGTAGCAACCCTTCGCTGATCTTACCTGCGTTAACCGGTCATGTTCATTCGAGCTTCTCAAACGAGCTTGTTGAAGAGTATCCTTTCATACATGAAGGTATCGATGAATTGATCGTGATGGAAATGATCAAGGAAACGGAAAGTGGTTATGAAATCAATGCTGATTTAAAAGATGGAAATCTAGTGTTTGAAAGTGGACAAAAAATGCCATTAATGGCGCTTCTAATGTCTTCATTGGTTCAATAA